Proteins encoded within one genomic window of Triticum aestivum cultivar Chinese Spring chromosome 2D, IWGSC CS RefSeq v2.1, whole genome shotgun sequence:
- the LOC123053678 gene encoding uncharacterized protein: MAMVASTSIAYHKPRLSVVCRKKDRDRELEREKEHKYPFKVVEITPPPRCLGVRCFPMNIHCGESVTIEGQAYTVSAVTHRYQLRKGRYEPSEKRLDVLSTGRYILNLYLDSLLDKS, translated from the exons ATGGCCATGGTCGCCTCCACCTCCATCGCCTACCACAAG CCGCGTTTGTCGGTGGTGTGCAGGAAGAAGGACCGGGATAGGGAGCTGGAGCGGGAGAAGGAGCACAAGTACCCCTTCAAGGTCGTCGAGATCACGCCGCCGCCGCGATGCCTCGGCGTCCGCTGCTTCCCCATG AACATCCACTGCGGGGAGAGCGTGACGATCGAAGGGCAGGCGTACACGGTGTCGGCGGTGACGCACCGGTACCAGCTGCGCAAGGGGCGGTACGAGCCGAGCGAGAAGCGCCTCGACGTCCTCTCCACCGGCAGATACATCCTCAACCTCTATCTCGACAGCCTCCTCGACAAGTCCTAG